The following are encoded in a window of Mycobacterium decipiens genomic DNA:
- the nuoH gene encoding NADH-quinone oxidoreductase subunit NuoH — protein MTLTTFGHDTWWLVAAKAIAVFVFLMLTVLVAILAERKLLGRMQLRPGPNRVGPKGALQSLADGIKLALKESITPGGIDRFVYFVAPIISVIPAFTAFAFIPFGPEVSVFGHRTPLQITDLPVAVLFILGLSAIGVYGIVLGGWASGSTYPLLGGVRSTAQVISYEVAMGLSFAAVFLYAGSMSTSQIVAAQDRVWYIFLLLPSFVVYLISMVGETNRAPFDLPEAEGELVAGFHTEYSSLKFAMFMLAEYVNMTTVSALAATMFLGGWHAPWPVNMWAAANTGWWPLIWFTAKVWTFLFIYFWLRASLPRLRYDQFMALGWKLLIPVSLVWVMIAAVIRSMRNQGYPHWTLALVISSIVVAAALVASLRRPLSAPGARALARQLRQRRDESTGTPSLFPTPPLPTQPPAQTHAQPVGASKENASG, from the coding sequence ATGACCCTCACGACCTTCGGCCACGACACCTGGTGGCTGGTGGCGGCCAAGGCGATCGCCGTTTTCGTGTTTCTCATGCTGACGGTGCTGGTGGCGATCCTGGCCGAACGCAAGCTGCTGGGCAGGATGCAGTTGCGGCCCGGCCCCAACCGGGTGGGCCCAAAAGGGGCCCTGCAGAGTCTGGCTGATGGAATCAAGCTGGCACTCAAGGAAAGCATCACGCCCGGTGGTATCGATCGATTCGTATACTTTGTGGCGCCGATCATTTCGGTGATTCCCGCCTTCACCGCTTTCGCGTTCATCCCGTTCGGTCCCGAGGTGTCGGTGTTCGGCCACCGGACGCCGTTGCAGATAACCGACCTTCCGGTCGCTGTGCTGTTCATCCTGGGACTGTCGGCGATCGGGGTGTACGGCATCGTGTTGGGCGGTTGGGCGTCCGGGTCCACCTACCCGCTGCTGGGCGGGGTGCGCTCGACCGCGCAGGTCATTTCCTACGAGGTCGCGATGGGGTTGTCCTTCGCGGCGGTGTTCCTCTACGCCGGCAGCATGTCCACCTCCCAGATCGTGGCGGCACAAGACCGGGTCTGGTACATCTTTCTGCTGCTGCCATCGTTCGTCGTATACCTCATCTCCATGGTGGGCGAGACCAACCGGGCGCCATTCGATTTGCCTGAAGCCGAGGGCGAGCTGGTCGCTGGTTTTCACACCGAATACTCGTCGCTGAAGTTCGCGATGTTCATGCTGGCCGAGTACGTCAACATGACGACGGTTTCGGCGCTGGCCGCAACCATGTTTCTGGGCGGCTGGCATGCCCCCTGGCCGGTGAACATGTGGGCGGCGGCGAACACGGGGTGGTGGCCACTGATCTGGTTCACGGCCAAGGTGTGGACGTTCTTGTTCATCTATTTCTGGCTGCGGGCCTCGCTGCCGCGGCTGCGCTACGACCAGTTCATGGCACTAGGCTGGAAGTTGCTGATCCCGGTCTCGCTGGTATGGGTGATGATCGCTGCGGTCATCCGCTCGATGCGCAACCAGGGTTATCCGCATTGGACCCTGGCGCTGGTGATCAGCAGCATCGTGGTTGCCGCGGCGCTGGTGGCGTCGCTGCGAAGGCCGTTGAGCGCGCCCGGTGCTCGCGCATTAGCACGCCAACTTCGCCAGCGTCGCGACGAAAGTACCGGCACCCCATCGCTATTCCCGACGCCGCCGCTGCCAACGCAGCCGCCGGCTCAGACCCACGCCCAGCCCGTGGGTGCAAGTAAGGAGAATGCGAGTGGCTAA
- a CDS encoding NADH-quinone oxidoreductase subunit G: MTQTADTENRVAQPEMVTLTIDGVEISVPKGTLVIRAAELIGIQIPRFCDHPLLDPVGACRQCLVEVEGQRKPLASCTTVATDDMVVRTQLTSAAADKAQHGVMELLLINHPLDCPMCDKGGECPLQNQAMSNGRADSRFVDVKRTFAKPINISSQVLLDRERCILCARCTRFSEQIAGDPFIDMQERGALQQVGIYTREPFESYYSGNTVQICPVGALTGTAYRFRARPFDLVSSPSVCEHCASGCAQRTDHRRGKVLRRLAGDDPEVNEEWNCDKGRWAFTYATQPDLLTTPLIRDAHGSLVPTSWSHAIVAAAEGLAAARGRTGVLVGGRVSWEDAYAYAKFARIALDTNDIDFRARPHSAEEADFLAARIAGRPVTVSYSDLESAPVVVLVGLEPEEESPIVFLRLRKAARKHGLPIYAIAPFATRALQKMSGRLLKTPPGAEPSALDELATGEGSAALKDLLATPGAVIMVGERLATVPGGFSAAARLADATGAQLAWVPRRAGERGALEAGALPALLPGGRPLDDDVARSQVCAAWHVAELPAAAGRDADGILAAAADGTLGALLVGGIEAADFADPDAVLAAVDATGFVVSLELRHSAITERADVVFPVAPTTQKSGAFVNWEGRYRPFEPALQRAGQSDHRVLDTLADEMGVYLGVPTVEAAREELAGLGVWEGEHAANPHVAATGGTQPEAGEAVLTGWRMLLDEGRLQDGEPYLAGTARTPVVRLSPDTAAEIGATDGEAVTVSTSRGSITLPCSVTDMPDRVVWLPLNSAGSAVHRQLGVTIGGLVRIGVGA; the protein is encoded by the coding sequence ATGACCCAGACGGCCGACACCGAAAACCGGGTGGCCCAACCGGAGATGGTGACGCTGACCATCGATGGCGTCGAAATCAGCGTCCCCAAGGGGACTTTGGTGATCCGCGCGGCAGAGCTGATAGGCATCCAGATCCCACGGTTTTGCGACCACCCGCTACTGGATCCGGTCGGCGCATGCCGGCAATGCCTGGTCGAAGTCGAGGGCCAACGCAAGCCACTGGCATCATGCACCACCGTGGCCACCGACGACATGGTGGTGCGCACCCAGCTCACCTCAGCGGCCGCCGACAAGGCCCAGCACGGCGTGATGGAACTGCTGCTGATCAACCACCCGCTGGACTGCCCGATGTGCGATAAGGGCGGCGAATGCCCGCTGCAGAACCAGGCAATGTCCAACGGCCGCGCCGATTCTCGCTTCGTCGACGTCAAGCGCACCTTCGCCAAACCGATCAACATCTCCTCGCAGGTACTGCTGGATCGCGAGCGCTGCATCTTGTGTGCCCGCTGCACACGGTTCTCCGAACAGATCGCCGGAGATCCGTTCATCGACATGCAGGAGCGCGGCGCCCTGCAACAGGTCGGCATCTACACGCGTGAACCGTTCGAGTCCTACTACTCCGGCAACACGGTGCAGATCTGCCCGGTGGGCGCGCTGACCGGGACCGCCTACCGGTTTCGGGCGCGCCCGTTCGATCTGGTCTCCAGCCCCAGCGTCTGCGAGCACTGCGCGTCAGGGTGCGCGCAGCGAACCGACCACCGCCGCGGCAAGGTCTTGCGCCGACTTGCCGGCGACGACCCCGAAGTCAACGAGGAGTGGAACTGCGACAAAGGGCGGTGGGCCTTCACCTACGCGACCCAGCCGGACCTGCTCACCACTCCCCTGATCCGTGATGCGCACGGATCGCTGGTACCCACGTCGTGGTCGCATGCGATAGTGGCGGCCGCCGAGGGATTGGCGGCAGCCCGTGGCCGCACGGGCGTCCTGGTCGGCGGTCGGGTGTCGTGGGAGGACGCCTACGCCTATGCCAAGTTCGCGCGAATTGCGTTGGACACCAACGATATCGACTTCCGCGCCCGACCGCATTCGGCCGAGGAAGCCGACTTCCTGGCTGCCCGCATCGCCGGCCGGCCGGTAACCGTCAGCTATTCCGATCTGGAATCGGCGCCGGTGGTCGTCCTGGTCGGGCTCGAGCCCGAAGAGGAGTCACCCATCGTGTTCCTGCGGTTGCGCAAGGCGGCACGCAAACACGGTCTACCTATTTACGCGATCGCCCCGTTCGCCACCCGCGCGCTGCAGAAAATGTCCGGTCGGTTGCTCAAAACCCCTCCCGGAGCAGAACCTTCGGCGCTAGACGAGCTGGCCACCGGCGAAGGCTCGGCTGCCCTGAAAGACCTGTTGGCCACGCCCGGTGCGGTGATCATGGTCGGGGAACGCTTGGCCACGGTGCCCGGCGGATTCTCCGCCGCAGCCCGGCTGGCCGACGCCACCGGGGCGCAGCTGGCCTGGGTGCCGCGCCGGGCCGGGGAACGCGGCGCGCTGGAGGCCGGCGCGTTGCCCGCACTGCTGCCAGGCGGGCGCCCGCTGGACGACGACGTCGCCCGCTCGCAGGTCTGTGCGGCGTGGCACGTTGCTGAATTGCCCGCTGCGGCTGGGCGTGACGCCGATGGCATCCTGGCCGCCGCGGCCGACGGGACACTGGGCGCGCTGCTGGTCGGCGGCATCGAAGCCGCAGACTTCGCTGATCCGGATGCCGTGTTGGCCGCGGTTGACGCCACCGGCTTCGTGGTCAGCCTGGAGCTGCGGCACAGCGCCATCACCGAACGGGCCGACGTGGTATTCCCCGTCGCACCGACGACCCAGAAGTCCGGCGCCTTCGTCAACTGGGAGGGCCGCTACCGCCCGTTCGAACCCGCGCTGCAGCGAGCCGGACAATCGGATCATCGGGTGCTGGACACGCTGGCCGACGAAATGGGTGTCTATCTGGGCGTGCCCACCGTCGAGGCGGCCCGCGAGGAGCTGGCCGGGCTCGGCGTCTGGGAGGGCGAACACGCCGCCAATCCCCACGTCGCAGCCACCGGGGGAACCCAACCCGAAGCGGGTGAGGCGGTGTTGACCGGTTGGCGGATGCTACTCGACGAGGGCCGCCTGCAGGACGGCGAACCCTATCTGGCCGGTACCGCGCGCACACCCGTGGTACGGCTGTCGCCCGATACGGCGGCCGAGATCGGCGCCACCGACGGCGAGGCGGTCACCGTCAGCACGTCGCGCGGCTCAATCACCTTGCCGTGCAGCGTCACCGACATGCCCGACCGGGTGGTGTGGCTGCCACTGAACTCAGCAGGCTCGGCAGTGCACAGGCAGCTGGGCGTAACAATCGGCGGCCTGGTGCGGATCGGAGTGGGCGCATGA
- the nuoF gene encoding NADH-quinone oxidoreductase subunit NuoF has protein sequence MTAQATPLTPVISRYWDDPESWTLATYQRNDGYRAMQKALTMAPDAVIGAVKDSGLRGRGGAGFSTGTKWSFIPQGDTGAAAKPHYLVVNADESEPGTCKDIPLMLATPHVLIEGVIIAAYAIRAHHAFIYVRGEVLPVLRRLQNAVTEAYAAGYLGRNIAGSGFDLELVVHAGAGAYICGEETALLDSLEGRRGQPRLRPPFPAVAGLYGCPTVINNVETIASVPSIILNGIDWFRSMGSEKSPGFTLYSLSGHVTRPGQYEAPLGITLRELLDYAGGVRAGHRLKFWTPGGSSTPLLTAEHLDVPLDYEGVGAAGSMLGTKALEIFDETTCVVRAVRRWTEFYKHESCGKCTPCREGTFWLDKIYQRLETGGGTREDLDKLLDISDSILGKSFCALGDGAASPVMSSIEHFRDEYVAHVEGGGCPFDPKDSMLTPNGVSS, from the coding sequence ATGACCGCACAGGCCACGCCGTTGACGCCGGTGATCAGCCGCTACTGGGACGACCCGGAGTCGTGGACCTTGGCCACGTATCAACGCAACGACGGCTATCGGGCAATGCAGAAGGCCCTGACCATGGCACCCGACGCGGTGATCGGAGCGGTCAAGGACTCCGGGCTGCGGGGGCGCGGCGGCGCGGGCTTCTCCACCGGGACGAAATGGTCGTTCATCCCGCAAGGCGACACCGGTGCGGCCGCCAAGCCGCACTACCTGGTGGTCAATGCCGACGAGTCCGAACCCGGTACATGCAAAGACATTCCGCTGATGCTGGCGACGCCGCATGTACTCATCGAAGGCGTCATCATCGCCGCCTACGCGATCCGGGCCCACCATGCATTCATCTACGTCCGCGGTGAAGTGCTCCCGGTGTTGCGCCGCCTGCAGAACGCGGTGACCGAGGCCTACGCCGCCGGCTACTTGGGGCGCAATATCGCCGGTTCCGGCTTCGACCTGGAGCTGGTGGTGCACGCCGGGGCCGGCGCCTACATCTGCGGCGAGGAGACCGCGCTGCTCGATTCGCTCGAGGGTCGGCGCGGCCAGCCCCGACTACGGCCGCCGTTTCCCGCCGTCGCCGGGCTGTACGGCTGCCCCACGGTGATCAACAACGTCGAAACGATCGCCAGTGTCCCGTCGATCATTCTCAACGGGATCGATTGGTTCCGGTCGATGGGTAGCGAGAAATCGCCTGGCTTCACGCTGTATTCGCTGTCCGGTCACGTCACCCGTCCCGGACAGTACGAGGCCCCGCTCGGTATCACGCTGCGGGAGTTGCTCGACTATGCCGGCGGGGTGCGCGCCGGGCACCGGCTCAAGTTCTGGACACCCGGCGGGTCTTCAACACCACTACTCACCGCCGAGCACCTCGATGTGCCGCTGGACTACGAGGGTGTGGGTGCGGCGGGCTCGATGCTAGGAACCAAGGCACTGGAGATCTTCGACGAGACCACCTGCGTGGTGCGCGCGGTGCGACGCTGGACCGAGTTCTACAAGCATGAGTCATGCGGCAAGTGCACACCGTGCCGGGAGGGCACCTTCTGGCTTGACAAGATCTACCAGCGGCTGGAAACCGGCGGAGGCACCCGAGAAGACCTTGACAAACTGTTGGACATCTCGGATTCGATCTTGGGAAAGTCGTTCTGCGCCTTGGGCGATGGCGCCGCCAGCCCGGTGATGTCGTCGATCGAACACTTCCGCGACGAATATGTCGCCCACGTCGAGGGCGGCGGTTGCCCGTTCGACCCCAAAGACTCGATGCTGACGCCGAACGGAGTGAGTTCATGA
- the nuoE gene encoding NADH-quinone oxidoreductase subunit NuoE has protein sequence MTGPQGQPVFIRLGPPPEEPNQFLVDGAPQSYPADVQARLEVDAKDIIGRYPNPRSALLPLLHLVQSEDSYLTPAGLEFCADQLGLTGAEVSAVASFYTMYRRRPTGDYLVGVCTNTLCAVMGGDAIFDALKDHLGVGNDETTSDGAVTLAHIECNAACDYAPVVMVNWEFFDNQTPVSARELVDSLRFGEPKAPTRGAPLCAFRETSRILAGLPDQRPDEGQGGAGAATLAGLRVAQENGMRAPAPPEAGPESRPGGQS, from the coding sequence ATGACCGGCCCGCAGGGCCAGCCGGTGTTCATCCGGCTCGGGCCGCCACCCGAGGAGCCCAACCAGTTCCTGGTCGACGGCGCTCCCCAGTCGTATCCAGCTGACGTGCAGGCGCGGCTGGAGGTCGACGCCAAGGACATCATCGGTCGCTACCCCAACCCGCGCTCCGCCCTGTTGCCGCTACTGCATCTCGTGCAATCCGAGGACTCCTACCTGACCCCGGCGGGTTTGGAGTTCTGCGCCGACCAGCTGGGATTGACCGGGGCCGAGGTGTCGGCGGTGGCGAGCTTCTACACGATGTACCGCCGGCGCCCCACCGGTGACTACCTGGTCGGCGTCTGCACCAACACACTGTGTGCCGTCATGGGCGGCGATGCCATATTCGACGCCCTCAAGGACCATCTGGGCGTTGGCAACGACGAAACCACCTCCGACGGTGCGGTCACCCTGGCGCACATTGAATGCAATGCCGCCTGCGACTACGCACCGGTGGTGATGGTCAACTGGGAATTCTTCGACAACCAGACGCCGGTATCGGCGCGCGAACTCGTCGACTCGCTGCGCTTCGGCGAGCCGAAGGCGCCGACCCGCGGCGCGCCGTTGTGCGCGTTCCGCGAGACGTCGCGCATCCTGGCGGGCTTACCCGACCAACGTCCCGACGAAGGTCAGGGTGGTGCCGGTGCGGCCACCCTGGCTGGGTTGAGGGTGGCACAGGAAAACGGTATGCGGGCACCCGCTCCGCCAGAAGCCGGGCCGGAATCCAGGCCGGGGGGCCAGTCATGA
- the nuoD gene encoding NADH dehydrogenase (quinone) subunit D, whose protein sequence is MTATTDSAGGAGETILVAGGQDWQQIVDAARGADPGERIIVNMGPQHPSTHGVLRLILEIEGETVTEARCGIGYLHTGIEKNLEYRYWTQGVTFVTRMDYLSPFFNETAYCLGVEKLLGITDEIPERVNVIRVMMMELNRISSHLVALATGGMELGAMTPMFVGFRAREIILRVFETITGLRMNSAYIRPGGVAQDLPPNATTEIAEAVKQLRQPLREMGDLLNENAIWKARTEGVGYLDLTGCMALGITGPILRSTGLPHDLRKSEPYCGYENYEFDVITDDGCDAYGRYIIRVKEMWESVKIVEQCLDKLRPGPTMIEDRKLAWPADLKVGPDGLGNSPEHIAKIMGTSMEALIHHFKLVTEGIRVPAGQVYVAVESPRGELGVHMVSDGGTRPYRVHYRDPSFTNLQSVAAMSEGGMVADLITAVASIDPVMGGVDR, encoded by the coding sequence ATGACCGCGACTACTGACTCTGCTGGCGGCGCCGGCGAGACCATCTTGGTCGCGGGCGGCCAGGACTGGCAACAGATCGTCGACGCAGCCCGCGGCGCGGATCCCGGTGAACGCATCATCGTCAACATGGGGCCCCAGCACCCGTCCACCCACGGGGTGTTGCGGCTGATCCTCGAGATCGAGGGCGAAACAGTGACCGAAGCCCGTTGCGGAATCGGCTACCTGCACACCGGGATTGAGAAGAACCTCGAATACCGCTATTGGACCCAGGGCGTCACCTTCGTGACCCGAATGGATTACCTGTCACCGTTTTTCAACGAGACGGCCTACTGCCTGGGCGTGGAGAAGCTGCTCGGCATCACCGATGAGATACCCGAGCGGGTCAACGTGATCCGGGTCATGATGATGGAGCTCAACCGCATCTCGTCGCATCTGGTCGCTTTGGCGACCGGCGGCATGGAATTGGGCGCCATGACTCCGATGTTCGTCGGCTTCCGAGCACGCGAGATCATCCTGCGCGTGTTCGAAACGATCACCGGTCTTCGGATGAACAGCGCCTATATTCGACCCGGCGGCGTGGCGCAGGATTTGCCGCCGAATGCGACCACCGAAATCGCGGAAGCCGTCAAGCAGTTGCGCCAACCGCTGCGCGAAATGGGCGATCTGCTCAACGAAAACGCAATTTGGAAGGCCCGCACCGAGGGCGTCGGCTACCTGGACCTGACCGGGTGCATGGCGCTGGGGATCACCGGCCCGATTTTGCGCTCCACCGGGTTGCCGCACGACCTGCGGAAAAGCGAACCCTACTGCGGATACGAGAACTACGAATTCGACGTGATCACCGATGACGGGTGTGATGCCTATGGGCGCTACATCATTCGCGTCAAAGAGATGTGGGAGTCGGTGAAGATCGTGGAGCAATGTCTGGACAAATTGCGGCCTGGCCCAACCATGATCGAGGACCGCAAACTCGCGTGGCCGGCCGACCTAAAGGTAGGGCCCGACGGCCTGGGTAACTCACCCGAGCACATCGCCAAAATCATGGGCACCTCGATGGAAGCGCTGATCCACCACTTCAAACTGGTCACCGAGGGCATCCGCGTTCCGGCGGGTCAGGTCTATGTGGCCGTGGAGTCACCACGCGGAGAACTCGGCGTGCACATGGTCAGCGACGGCGGTACCCGCCCGTACCGGGTGCACTACCGGGATCCCTCATTCACCAACCTGCAGTCCGTCGCTGCGATGAGCGAAGGCGGGATGGTAGCCGACTTGATCACGGCCGTCGCCAGCATCGACCCAGTCATGGGTGGGGTGGACCGATGA
- a CDS encoding NADH-quinone oxidoreductase subunit C codes for MNPADPTPPETTSDAEVVEVRRGMFGVSGTGDTSGYGRLVREVTLPGSSPRPYGGYFDDVADRLAEALQRTGVEFDDAIEKVVVYRDELTLHVRRELLAQVAQRLRDEPELRFELCLGVNGVHYPHETGRELHAVYPLQSITHNRRLRLEVSAPDSDPHIPSLFPVYPTNDWHERETYDFFGIIFDGHPSLTRIEMPDDWQGHPQRKDYPLGGIPVEYKGAQIPPPDERRGYH; via the coding sequence ATGAACCCTGCCGACCCAACCCCACCGGAAACAACCAGCGATGCGGAAGTGGTCGAAGTTCGCCGCGGCATGTTCGGGGTGTCCGGCACCGGCGACACCTCCGGATACGGGAGGCTGGTTCGCGAAGTCACGCTGCCGGGCAGCAGCCCCCGGCCCTACGGAGGCTACTTCGACGACGTCGCCGACCGGCTGGCCGAGGCGCTGCAGCGCACCGGTGTCGAATTCGACGATGCCATCGAGAAAGTCGTCGTCTACCGCGACGAACTGACCCTGCACGTCCGCCGGGAACTGCTTGCGCAGGTCGCCCAACGACTTCGCGACGAACCCGAACTGCGCTTCGAGCTGTGCCTCGGCGTGAACGGGGTGCACTACCCGCACGAGACGGGTCGAGAACTGCACGCCGTCTACCCGCTGCAGTCAATCACCCACAACCGTCGCCTCCGGCTAGAAGTGTCTGCGCCGGACAGTGATCCGCATATTCCTTCGTTGTTCCCGGTATACCCGACCAACGACTGGCACGAGCGCGAAACCTACGACTTCTTCGGGATCATCTTCGACGGCCATCCGTCCCTGACCCGGATTGAAATGCCTGATGACTGGCAGGGGCATCCGCAACGCAAGGACTACCCATTGGGGGGGATCCCAGTCGAATACAAGGGCGCGCAGATACCCCCGCCGGATGAGCGGAGGGGGTATCACTGA
- a CDS encoding NuoB/complex I 20 kDa subunit family protein, with amino-acid sequence MGLEEQLPGGILLSTVEKVAGYVRKNSLWPATFGLACCAIEMMATAGPRFDIARFGMERFSATPRQADLMIVAGRVSQKMAPVLRQIYDQMAEPKWVLAMGVCASSGGMFNNYAIVQGVDHVVPVDIYLPGCPPRPEMLLYAILKLHEKIQEMPLGVNRERAIAEAEEAALLARPTIEMRGLLR; translated from the coding sequence GTGGGACTGGAAGAACAGTTGCCCGGCGGAATCCTGCTGTCCACGGTCGAGAAGGTGGCGGGCTATGTCCGCAAGAACTCACTGTGGCCGGCGACGTTCGGGTTGGCATGCTGCGCAATCGAGATGATGGCCACCGCGGGACCGCGGTTCGACATAGCGCGGTTCGGGATGGAACGGTTCTCGGCCACACCGCGACAGGCCGATCTGATGATCGTGGCGGGCCGGGTCAGCCAGAAGATGGCGCCGGTACTACGGCAGATCTACGATCAGATGGCCGAGCCGAAATGGGTTCTGGCCATGGGCGTGTGCGCCTCTTCGGGCGGGATGTTCAACAACTACGCGATCGTGCAGGGCGTCGACCATGTCGTTCCGGTCGACATCTACCTGCCCGGCTGCCCGCCGCGCCCGGAGATGCTGCTGTACGCAATCCTGAAGCTGCACGAAAAGATTCAGGAAATGCCGTTGGGAGTCAACCGGGAGCGTGCCATCGCCGAGGCCGAAGAGGCGGCCTTGTTGGCCCGGCCCACGATCGAGATGCGCGGACTGCTGCGATGA
- a CDS encoding NADH-quinone oxidoreductase subunit A, which translates to MNVYIPILVLAALAAAFAVVSVVIASLVGPSRFNRSKQAAYECGIEPADTQAGSANGPHAASGQRFPIKYYLTAMLFIVFDIEIVFLYPWAVSYDSLGTFALVEMVIFMLTVFVAYAYVWRRGGLTWD; encoded by the coding sequence TTGAACGTCTACATACCCATCCTGGTGCTGGCGGCGCTGGCCGCTGCCTTTGCCGTGGTGTCGGTTGTGATCGCGAGCCTGGTCGGCCCATCGCGGTTCAACCGGTCAAAACAAGCCGCCTACGAATGCGGCATCGAACCCGCCGACACCCAGGCCGGCTCGGCCAACGGCCCGCATGCGGCGAGCGGGCAGCGCTTTCCGATCAAGTATTACCTGACCGCAATGTTGTTCATCGTTTTCGACATCGAGATCGTGTTCCTTTACCCGTGGGCGGTCAGCTACGACTCGTTGGGCACGTTCGCACTGGTCGAAATGGTGATATTCATGCTCACGGTGTTCGTGGCCTACGCGTATGTGTGGCGCCGCGGGGGCCTGACGTGGGATTGA
- a CDS encoding PPE family protein: MSFVVLPPEINSLRMFIGAGTAPMLTAAAAWQGLAEELGIAAQSFASVTAGLAGQAWQGPAARAMAAAAAPYAGWLAAAAAQSAGAAGQARAVASMFEAAQAATVLPAAVAANRDAFVQLVMTNLFGQNAPLIAAAEGVYEEMWAADVAAMSGYYSGASAVAAQVVPWGSVLQRFPGLGGGAVGENVGSSDTSVGSGSGGGASVGSGSGGGESVGSGSAAVGGGGADHVGSGIAGGGVAQGDPAYATGGQTNIGGGEVGTGDAVGASASSANAGVVGSGFMAAPIALAALGQAARAGTNSAGRNATGPARAPEPAAAAPPAAEPAAAAPPEAEPTVPEMGALSTVDPEIAAKAAAVSATRVTQSTGSGIPESTLRTAQGQQASETAAEEEETAPSLRPEAATGQLRPRVKQDPRIQMRGG; the protein is encoded by the coding sequence GTGAGTTTCGTTGTGCTGCCGCCGGAGATAAATTCCTTGCGAATGTTCATCGGTGCGGGCACAGCGCCAATGTTGACCGCAGCGGCGGCCTGGCAGGGGCTTGCCGAGGAGTTGGGGATTGCGGCGCAATCGTTTGCGTCCGTGACGGCCGGGTTGGCGGGCCAGGCGTGGCAGGGTCCCGCGGCGCGGGCGATGGCGGCCGCGGCGGCCCCCTACGCCGGGTGGCTGGCCGCGGCGGCCGCTCAGTCTGCTGGGGCGGCCGGCCAGGCGCGGGCCGTGGCCAGCATGTTTGAGGCGGCGCAAGCGGCGACGGTGCTTCCGGCGGCGGTGGCCGCCAACCGCGATGCGTTCGTGCAGCTGGTGATGACGAACTTGTTCGGGCAGAACGCGCCGTTGATAGCGGCCGCTGAGGGCGTGTACGAGGAGATGTGGGCCGCGGATGTGGCCGCTATGTCCGGGTACTACTCCGGGGCGTCGGCGGTGGCCGCGCAGGTGGTGCCATGGGGGAGCGTGCTGCAGAGATTTCCGGGTTTGGGCGGCGGCGCTGTCGGCGAAAACGTCGGCAGTAGCGACACCAGCGTCGGTAGTGGCAGCGGCGGCGGTGCGAGCGTCGGCAGTGGTAGCGGCGGCGGTGAGAGCGTTGGCAGTGGCAGCGCAGCCGTTGGCGGCGGGGGCGCCGACCACGTCGGAAGCGGCATCGCCGGCGGTGGGGTCGCGCAGGGCGATCCGGCGTATGCCACCGGCGGCCAGACAAACATCGGCGGTGGCGAGGTTGGCACCGGGGACGCCGTCGGTGCCAGCGCTAGCAGCGCCAATGCCGGCGTCGTGGGCTCCGGATTCATGGCCGCCCCGATCGCGTTGGCCGCTCTGGGCCAGGCGGCACGTGCCGGCACGAACTCTGCCGGCCGAAATGCCACCGGTCCAGCTCGGGCGCCGGAACCAGCGGCTGCCGCGCCGCCGGCGGCCGAACCAGCGGCTGCCGCGCCCCCGGAGGCCGAACCAACGGTTCCAGAAATGGGGGCGCTGTCCACAGTGGATCCCGAAATTGCAGCCAAGGCCGCTGCGGTCTCGGCCACGCGGGTGACCCAATCCACCGGTTCTGGCATTCCGGAGTCGACACTTCGTACAGCGCAGGGTCAGCAGGCTTCGGAGACCGCGGCGGAGGAGGAAGAAACAGCGCCGTCCTTGCGGCCGGAAGCGGCAACGGGGCAGTTGCGACCTCGGGTAAAGCAGGACCCGAGGATTCAAATGCGGGGTGGCTGA
- a CDS encoding response regulator transcription factor → MPDSSSDLRILVYSDNVQTRERVMRALGKRLHPDLPELTYLEVATGPMVLRQMDQGGIDLAILDGEATPTGGMGIAKQLKDELATCPPILVLTGRPDDAWLASWSRAEAAVPHPVDPIVLGRTVLGLLRAPAH, encoded by the coding sequence GTGCCCGACTCCAGCAGCGACCTGCGGATCCTCGTCTACAGCGACAACGTCCAGACCCGCGAACGGGTGATGCGTGCCCTGGGCAAACGGTTGCATCCGGATCTACCCGAGTTGACCTACCTAGAGGTGGCGACCGGCCCGATGGTGCTACGACAGATGGATCAGGGGGGCATCGACTTGGCCATCCTCGACGGTGAGGCGACACCGACCGGAGGCATGGGAATCGCCAAACAGCTCAAAGACGAACTTGCCACCTGCCCGCCGATCCTGGTGCTCACCGGCCGCCCCGACGATGCCTGGCTGGCCAGCTGGTCGCGGGCCGAGGCCGCGGTTCCGCATCCCGTCGACCCCATCGTGCTGGGCCGCACGGTGCTCGGACTGCTCCGCGCGCCCGCGCACTGA